One Tunturibacter gelidoferens genomic region harbors:
- a CDS encoding MerR family transcriptional regulator gives MRIGELAARAEVNIQTLRFYEREGLLLQPVRTASGYRSYAERDLERVRFIRLCQGLGFTLREIDKLLVLHKSVTEYKGTPKKKPAALQEIVIMANERLELIDQKVRALSLMRAELTSLVTALGEEPPVSCPVSR, from the coding sequence ATGAGAATCGGTGAGCTTGCGGCCAGGGCGGAAGTTAACATTCAAACTCTGCGCTTCTATGAGCGTGAGGGATTACTCCTCCAGCCCGTGCGGACTGCCTCCGGATACCGAAGCTATGCGGAACGCGATCTTGAGCGGGTCCGCTTCATTCGCCTCTGTCAAGGGCTTGGCTTTACGTTGCGGGAGATCGACAAACTGCTGGTTCTGCACAAGAGCGTCACTGAATATAAGGGGACGCCAAAGAAGAAACCCGCGGCGCTACAAGAGATCGTGATAATGGCCAACGAGCGCCTAGAGTTGATCGACCAGAAAGTCAGAGCCTTGAGTCTAATGCGAGCTGAGTTAACCTCGCTGGTCACAGCCCTCGGCGAGGAGCCTCCCGTGTCGTGCCCCGTCTCCCGCTAG
- a CDS encoding Fic family protein: protein MIKINTGAWRDDGNGPMQVVPGPVGRERVHFQAPAAAKLDGEMNAFLDWFNTDASNDPVLKAGIAHLWFVTIHPFDDGNGRIARAITDMSLARSEDSSQRFYSMSAQIRQEREEYYEILEATQKGTLDITRWLAWFLDCLGSAIEGAHTTLAAVLAKAHFWERIAGTAINERQRMILNRLLDGFEGNLTTSKYAKLAKSSNDTALRDILFLVENGILARNAEGGRSTSYDLVRNHSQKTDKDYYTSDKQLHLDRVAVTGAAPFGSTSRNHHHHHDHLYRRHRRHCRCYHDHHHRYNRLRTPAPWHDSVSSGWAQPA from the coding sequence ATGATCAAAATCAACACAGGGGCATGGCGTGACGACGGGAACGGCCCCATGCAGGTCGTCCCCGGCCCCGTGGGCCGGGAGCGCGTCCATTTTCAGGCCCCTGCCGCAGCGAAGCTCGACGGTGAGATGAACGCATTTCTCGACTGGTTCAACACGGATGCCAGCAACGATCCTGTTCTCAAGGCAGGCATAGCCCATCTTTGGTTCGTCACCATCCACCCTTTCGACGATGGGAATGGCCGCATCGCGCGCGCCATTACAGACATGTCGCTGGCACGATCCGAAGATAGCTCGCAGCGCTTCTACAGCATGTCCGCGCAAATCCGCCAGGAGCGCGAGGAGTATTACGAAATCCTTGAAGCGACGCAGAAAGGCACACTGGACATCACACGCTGGTTGGCATGGTTTCTCGATTGTCTGGGCAGCGCCATCGAAGGGGCGCACACAACACTTGCGGCTGTACTCGCGAAGGCGCATTTCTGGGAAAGGATCGCCGGCACAGCAATCAACGAACGCCAGCGCATGATCCTGAACCGTTTGCTTGACGGTTTTGAAGGCAACCTCACAACATCGAAATACGCCAAGCTGGCCAAGTCTTCTAACGATACGGCGCTTAGGGACATTCTGTTTCTCGTAGAAAATGGCATTCTCGCCCGCAACGCGGAAGGCGGACGGAGTACGAGCTATGATCTAGTCCGAAACCATAGCCAGAAGACGGACAAAGACTATTACACGAGCGATAAGCAATTACATTTGGATCGCGTAGCCGTCACCGGCGCCGCACCGTTCGGAAGTACAAGCCGCAATCACCACCATCATCATGACCATCTGTACAGGCGGCACCGGCGTCACTGTCGTTGCTATCATGACCACCACCACCGCTACAACCGGCTGAGAACGCCCGCGCCTTGGCACGACAGTGTTTCATCTGGTTGGGCTCAACCTGCGTAG
- a CDS encoding transposase — MHRGSEARIGQTPLRRCVKPHAGARQRSCDELRRSTVEHPFATIKYRIFGHPRMLMRGLSGARVEIGIASMAYNIKRMTNVFGAAKLTDALHRA, encoded by the coding sequence GTGCACAGAGGCTCCGAGGCTCGGATTGGCCAGACACCTTTACGAAGATGCGTTAAACCGCATGCAGGAGCGCGTCAGCGCAGCTGCGATGAACTCCGTCGGTCCACTGTAGAGCACCCCTTCGCGACCATAAAGTACCGCATCTTCGGACACCCACGAATGCTGATGCGAGGGCTTTCAGGTGCCCGTGTTGAGATCGGGATCGCCTCCATGGCCTACAACATCAAGCGTATGACGAACGTGTTCGGTGCGGCCAAACTCACGGATGCCCTCCATCGTGCCTGA
- a CDS encoding efflux RND transporter periplasmic adaptor subunit yields the protein MATMTMTAPSKQESKPGKLRGWWILLILLVGVLAALAWWALHRKAAAEANSNQYKWILPEIRSTTTDVNATGTVKLKTGAVVRVGAQLSGIVRRLNVTVGSHVKQGDVIAEIDSRPVTARIDQARAQLAQAEVAQAKAQTDFSRTQKLIEAGLVPVQQFDDAKASLDASKASVAAAQSGLAAAQVDLAYVDIRAPIAGTVASISTQQGETVAASFATPTFVTIIQEAALEVIAMVDEADIGNVRRGEKVTFTTETFPDHEFEGIVTRIAPVATIISGVVNYEVAISIERDLALLKPDMTANVNIHTSQLQAVLIPTKCIHRDGPLSFVYMQRTGAVPLKRVVSVGTRMANETEIVRGLGPNDRVQFETGVAAP from the coding sequence ATGGCTACGATGACCATGACGGCCCCTTCGAAGCAGGAAAGCAAGCCTGGAAAGTTGCGCGGTTGGTGGATTCTACTGATTCTCCTTGTAGGCGTCCTCGCGGCTCTCGCCTGGTGGGCCTTGCACCGTAAGGCAGCAGCTGAGGCTAATTCAAATCAGTACAAATGGATCCTCCCGGAGATTCGCAGCACCACCACGGACGTCAATGCCACCGGCACAGTCAAGCTCAAGACCGGAGCGGTAGTGCGGGTGGGAGCACAGTTGTCCGGCATCGTGCGACGCCTGAATGTAACAGTAGGGTCACACGTAAAACAGGGAGATGTGATCGCTGAGATCGATTCGCGGCCGGTGACGGCCAGGATCGATCAGGCCCGCGCGCAACTCGCACAGGCGGAAGTAGCTCAGGCGAAGGCGCAGACGGACTTTTCGCGAACACAAAAGCTGATAGAAGCCGGGCTTGTGCCGGTGCAACAGTTCGATGACGCGAAAGCCTCGCTAGATGCGTCGAAGGCGTCGGTCGCAGCTGCGCAAAGCGGACTGGCCGCGGCGCAGGTTGACTTGGCTTATGTGGACATCCGTGCGCCTATCGCCGGAACGGTCGCATCCATCTCAACGCAGCAGGGAGAAACCGTTGCCGCCTCCTTCGCGACCCCGACTTTCGTGACCATTATTCAGGAGGCGGCCCTGGAAGTCATCGCAATGGTCGACGAAGCGGACATTGGAAACGTTCGCCGGGGAGAGAAGGTCACTTTCACCACCGAGACCTTTCCGGACCACGAATTCGAAGGGATTGTGACCCGAATCGCTCCGGTGGCCACCATCATTTCGGGGGTCGTTAACTACGAGGTGGCAATTTCTATCGAGCGAGACCTTGCGTTGTTGAAACCGGACATGACGGCGAATGTAAATATTCACACATCGCAGCTTCAGGCAGTGCTGATTCCAACCAAGTGCATTCACAGGGATGGGCCGCTGTCTTTCGTTTATATGCAGCGTACTGGGGCCGTCCCGCTGAAGCGTGTTGTTTCAGTAGGTACGCGCATGGCAAATGAGACCGAGATCGTTCGCGGCCTCGGACCCAATGATCGAGTTCAGTTTGAGACCGGAGTCGCCGCACCATGA
- a CDS encoding ABC transporter permease, with amino-acid sequence MNVLHFSRSIVRTLVRNKVRALLMMAGVTIGIASLTILTSIGESTRRETMKLFKNMLGTFDTVIIRPGSSKNRGMVSLTNVEPSLKFDDATAIATQIPEIRQLAQVQNALDIDVKYRDRSGTPAIFGVSSNWLELRGDEVTEGKFFSEDDVRSLARVAILGADTQKQLFPDEDSIGKTIRIGDVPFIVRGVMVARGAGPAGGSLDNLIFIPVTTASKRLFNRDFFTMLIVQLKDPDQGQLAIEHIQALLRARHHLAPGTLDDFNVTNPRAVMAEVTTMGSTIRKLLLIVAVLATGIGGIVIMSVTLIGVSERRKEIGVRRAVGASRNAILVQFLLEAVLLSFAGGIVGIVIGIGGTQFVSRLQRLPFLLQPEAVLKATLLSIGLGLLFGVYPAWRAATTNPIDALRD; translated from the coding sequence ATGAATGTACTTCATTTCTCCCGCTCGATCGTGCGGACGCTCGTCCGCAATAAGGTTCGCGCCTTGCTGATGATGGCAGGGGTGACCATCGGAATCGCTTCGCTGACCATCCTCACTTCGATCGGCGAGAGCACGCGTCGTGAAACTATGAAGCTATTCAAGAACATGCTCGGCACTTTTGATACGGTGATTATCCGGCCAGGGTCGAGCAAGAATCGCGGCATGGTTTCTTTGACCAACGTTGAGCCGAGTCTCAAGTTCGATGATGCGACTGCGATTGCGACGCAGATCCCCGAGATCCGTCAGTTGGCGCAGGTCCAGAATGCGCTCGATATTGACGTGAAGTATAGGGACCGCAGCGGAACACCCGCGATCTTCGGGGTTTCATCCAACTGGCTGGAGCTTCGCGGCGACGAGGTTACAGAAGGCAAGTTCTTCTCAGAAGACGATGTGCGGTCGTTGGCACGGGTCGCCATTCTGGGCGCGGATACGCAGAAGCAGCTGTTTCCCGACGAAGATTCGATTGGGAAGACCATTCGAATTGGGGACGTGCCATTTATTGTGCGCGGGGTGATGGTCGCGCGTGGAGCCGGGCCGGCGGGCGGAAGCCTCGACAACCTGATCTTCATCCCGGTGACAACCGCGTCGAAAAGGCTATTTAATCGTGACTTCTTCACGATGCTGATTGTGCAATTGAAGGACCCGGATCAAGGACAGCTAGCGATTGAGCATATTCAGGCGCTGCTTCGCGCGAGGCACCATCTGGCGCCCGGCACGCTGGATGATTTCAATGTGACCAATCCGCGGGCGGTGATGGCTGAAGTCACGACAATGGGGTCGACTATTCGGAAGCTCTTGCTGATCGTCGCTGTCCTGGCCACCGGGATTGGCGGAATTGTGATCATGAGTGTCACCCTGATTGGCGTCTCGGAGCGACGGAAAGAGATTGGGGTGCGCCGCGCAGTCGGAGCCAGCAGAAACGCCATCCTGGTGCAATTCCTGCTCGAAGCGGTTCTTTTGTCCTTCGCAGGCGGCATAGTCGGCATCGTTATCGGCATCGGAGGAACCCAATTCGTGTCGCGGCTTCAACGTCTCCCATTCTTGCTGCAACCGGAAGCGGTGCTCAAGGCAACCCTGCTCTCGATCGGGCTTGGCTTGCTCTTTGGAGTCTACCCAGCCTGGAGAGCGGCGACGACGAACCCAATCGACGCACTCCGCGATTAG
- a CDS encoding IS6 family transposase, producing the protein MSTRESRYRRHRFPIEVVEQCVWLYFCFAINYRNIEEMMAKRGVPVTYETVREWYHKFGSAYAARLKKKRARFGARWHLDEVFIKMNGIQHYLWRAVDQNGAVIDILVQPRRDRWAALRFFRKLLHTAARAPRVIITDKLRSYAAAKKLILPDVEHRQSRYLNNRAENSHQPTRMRERQMKRFQFPEHAQRFLCVFESINAPFRLRRHLEAVTKLRFLFVRQGGAVLVSSDS; encoded by the coding sequence GTGAGTACGCGTGAGAGCAGATACCGTCGGCACCGTTTCCCGATCGAAGTGGTGGAGCAATGCGTATGGCTGTACTTTTGCTTTGCCATAAACTATCGGAACATCGAGGAGATGATGGCGAAGCGAGGTGTCCCGGTGACGTATGAAACAGTCCGGGAATGGTACCACAAGTTCGGCTCCGCCTACGCTGCCCGGCTGAAAAAGAAGCGAGCTCGGTTCGGTGCGAGGTGGCACCTGGACGAAGTCTTCATCAAGATGAATGGGATCCAGCATTACTTGTGGCGGGCCGTGGACCAGAACGGAGCGGTCATCGATATCCTGGTGCAGCCGCGCCGGGACCGTTGGGCAGCTTTGCGTTTCTTTCGCAAGTTACTCCATACGGCAGCGAGAGCACCGCGCGTCATCATCACGGACAAGCTACGGAGCTATGCTGCAGCGAAGAAGCTGATTTTGCCGGACGTGGAACACCGGCAGAGCCGTTATCTGAACAATCGAGCCGAGAACTCGCATCAGCCAACCCGCATGCGAGAAAGGCAGATGAAGCGCTTTCAATTTCCAGAGCACGCTCAACGTTTTCTCTGTGTGTTCGAGTCGATCAACGCTCCCTTTCGCTTGCGCCGACATCTCGAGGCTGTTACGAAACTGAGATTTTTGTTTGTCCGTCAAGGGGGAGCAGTTCTGGTTTCGAGCGATTCCTAG
- a CDS encoding DUF4405 domain-containing protein, with translation MAFLVSFVHAWFTMRSGNTRGINTAGIWIATAALLIMLWQIAVGLMLRNPTQSNRRTLRRMHFWTMTLVAGLIVVHIALNRP, from the coding sequence ATGGCATTCCTTGTCTCGTTTGTACACGCATGGTTCACGATGCGCAGCGGCAACACGCGCGGCATCAACACTGCCGGCATATGGATTGCAACCGCCGCTCTCCTGATCATGCTGTGGCAGATCGCCGTGGGCCTAATGCTTCGCAACCCAACTCAATCCAATCGCCGGACATTGCGCCGCATGCATTTCTGGACGATGACGCTCGTGGCCGGCCTCATCGTGGTGCATATCGCGCTCAACAGGCCGTAG
- a CDS encoding ABC transporter permease, which yields MPILRVQQILQIAVRNFRRFRLQAVLIVVATMTGTAGVLVSAGYAAGGRQKILDQFASLGTNVIIVTPQQSRAVGGRARTGSLVTTLNPADYRAIKQSVDDISSASPTMAAVLRIRAGDLTKNTTVVGCTPEYFVIKHWLPVRGEVFEERANRQQARVALLGTTAAQDLFGEGDPTGSRIEINRIPFTIAGVMSERGQGLDASNEDDQVYVPLDTAMHRLLNVNYFNSILLQMDSRSQMDDATEQIRQLLGERHRHIAPAGDDFVVQNRKSLLDTQLSAFSRLTFLIRWIAGSGLVVSSLGVFAVTWIGIRNRTREVGTRRALGATRGDILLQFFSEGTLGALIGCGTGMGTGYLVLRSVDARLIQPLMFSTLAAGLEVFVSVAVYSTFTLISSLRAVRIELLVALHAE from the coding sequence ATGCCGATTCTACGCGTCCAACAGATACTCCAGATAGCCGTGCGTAATTTCCGGCGCTTCCGCTTGCAGGCTGTGCTCATCGTAGTCGCCACGATGACTGGAACCGCCGGCGTCCTCGTCTCAGCTGGGTATGCGGCTGGAGGACGGCAGAAGATCCTTGACCAGTTCGCCAGCTTGGGCACAAACGTCATCATTGTCACACCGCAACAGAGCCGGGCTGTCGGAGGACGTGCCCGCACCGGCTCTCTGGTGACGACATTGAACCCTGCGGATTACAGAGCGATCAAACAATCCGTGGACGACATTTCATCAGCTTCGCCGACGATGGCCGCCGTGCTTCGGATTCGCGCCGGCGACCTCACGAAGAACACGACCGTCGTCGGGTGCACACCGGAGTACTTCGTGATCAAGCATTGGCTTCCGGTTCGTGGCGAGGTGTTCGAGGAAAGAGCCAATCGTCAACAAGCGCGCGTCGCATTGCTGGGCACAACCGCGGCGCAGGACCTGTTCGGAGAAGGCGATCCGACCGGGAGCCGGATCGAAATTAACCGCATTCCATTCACAATCGCGGGCGTTATGTCCGAACGAGGGCAAGGCCTCGACGCCTCCAACGAAGACGATCAGGTTTATGTCCCTCTGGATACGGCGATGCACCGCCTCTTGAATGTCAACTACTTCAACTCCATTCTCTTGCAGATGGACTCCCGTTCGCAGATGGATGATGCGACCGAGCAAATCCGTCAGTTGCTTGGAGAACGCCATCGGCATATTGCGCCAGCGGGAGACGATTTTGTCGTACAAAACCGTAAAAGCTTGCTCGACACTCAGCTCTCCGCATTTAGCCGCCTGACATTCCTCATCCGGTGGATCGCGGGGAGCGGGCTTGTGGTCTCGTCTCTTGGAGTTTTCGCCGTGACGTGGATTGGCATACGAAACCGCACTCGCGAGGTCGGAACGCGACGCGCGCTCGGAGCGACGCGCGGAGATATTCTCCTTCAGTTCTTCTCCGAGGGAACGCTGGGGGCATTGATTGGCTGCGGCACAGGTATGGGAACCGGCTACCTCGTTCTTCGCTCTGTCGACGCGCGTCTCATCCAGCCGCTCATGTTTTCAACTTTGGCAGCGGGGCTTGAAGTGTTTGTGTCGGTAGCTGTCTATTCGACATTCACCCTTATCTCCAGCCTTAGAGCCGTTCGTATCGAGCTCTTGGTCGCATTGCATGCGGAGTGA
- a CDS encoding transposase, with translation MGRHSLPAYNVQTAVDAEHSLIVAQTVVLDASDNRCLQPMAEAAKMILGVDGFSVVADAGYSNGEQAAGCEAAGILPYVPVMRTVNNQGDGTLFGREDFRYEPDTDTYVCPGNKRLRQSTNRKDRYILYKAAARDCGACSLNHSAQRLRGSDWPDTFTKMR, from the coding sequence ATGGGCCGCCACTCGCTACCGGCGTACAACGTGCAGACCGCAGTCGATGCAGAGCATTCATTGATCGTGGCCCAGACCGTGGTTCTAGATGCCAGCGACAATCGTTGCCTGCAACCGATGGCCGAAGCCGCAAAGATGATCCTTGGTGTCGATGGCTTCAGCGTCGTAGCGGACGCCGGATACTCGAATGGAGAACAGGCCGCAGGCTGCGAGGCGGCAGGGATTTTGCCTTATGTGCCCGTGATGCGCACCGTGAACAACCAGGGAGATGGCACCTTGTTCGGACGCGAAGACTTTCGCTACGAACCCGATACCGACACCTATGTCTGTCCCGGAAATAAAAGGCTGCGTCAGAGCACCAATCGCAAAGACCGTTACATCCTTTACAAAGCTGCGGCACGCGACTGCGGTGCATGCTCCCTGAATCACAGTGCACAGAGGCTCCGAGGCTCGGATTGGCCAGACACCTTTACGAAGATGCGTTAA
- a CDS encoding ABC transporter ATP-binding protein → MIKIENISRTYSRDGIPITALREATFNIDAGDLVVIRGVSGSGKSTLLNILGCLDSPSTGTYLLDGADVSHKSDAELSRIRSRKIGFIFQSFNLLPHTTAIENVELPMIYADREISRSCAAATLARVGLAHRERHFATELSGGEQQRVAIARALINDPALILADEPTGNLDESAGADVMGILHDLNDEGRTIVLVTHDEAVASHARRVLMIRDGVLRESEAKT, encoded by the coding sequence ATGATCAAAATCGAGAATATTTCCAGGACTTATTCCCGAGATGGGATCCCCATCACTGCTCTCCGCGAGGCAACTTTCAACATCGACGCCGGAGACCTCGTCGTGATTCGAGGGGTCTCGGGTTCAGGCAAGTCGACCCTGTTGAACATCCTCGGCTGCCTGGATTCGCCCAGCACCGGTACTTATCTTCTTGATGGCGCCGATGTCTCGCATAAGAGCGACGCTGAACTCTCGCGCATCCGGTCCCGGAAAATCGGATTCATCTTTCAGTCTTTCAATCTGCTGCCGCACACCACTGCCATTGAGAATGTCGAACTCCCGATGATTTACGCCGATCGGGAGATCAGCCGCTCGTGTGCCGCGGCGACGCTCGCCCGAGTTGGGCTGGCCCATCGCGAGCGCCATTTTGCCACAGAACTCTCAGGAGGCGAACAACAGCGCGTCGCGATCGCACGAGCACTCATCAATGATCCCGCACTCATCCTCGCCGACGAGCCCACGGGCAATCTCGACGAAAGCGCGGGCGCTGATGTGATGGGCATCCTACATGATTTGAATGACGAAGGCCGAACGATTGTGCTGGTAACCCACGACGAAGCGGTAGCGTCCCACGCCCGAAGAGTATTGATGATTAGAGATGGCGTGCTGCGCGAGTCGGAGGCGAAGACATGA